tcattattactgtttctcCCCACGAccgtcctctctcccccaactccttcctccctccctccctccccacccccggccactcTTCCCGTCCTCCcctttcattcgattgtatttcattaataataacgttggtatttgttaagcgcttactatgtgccaagcacttgtatactgtgtacagagcgctgtattaagcgcttgggaaagtacaatagagcaataaaagagtgacaacccctgcccacagcaaactcacagtctgggggtggggagacagacaaagcgaCCACAATAGAAATAAAGTgacagatctgtacctaagtgctgtgcgaagagggggtaagagcaaagggagcaagtcggggagacgcagaagggaggacccgagttctaattcattcattcattcaatagtatttattgcgcgcttactaggtgcagagcactgtaccaagcgcttggaatggacagatcggtaccagatagagacagtccctgcgctctgacgggcgcacggtctaatcgggggagacagacaaggacaatggcagtgaatagaatcgaggggatgaacagctcattaaagcagtagcaaataaatagaatcaaggcgaggtacatctcattagccaaatcaatagggtaatgaaaacatatacagttgagcagacgagtacagcgctgccccattcgccacttctctgctgtgtgactttgggcaagtcacttggcttctctgttaccccatctgtgaaacggcgattaagaccgcgagccccacgggggacaacctgattaccttgaatccaccctagtgtttagaacagtgctcggcccgtaggaagcgcttaacaaataccatcgttattattaagggagcgggagatgaggaaaagtgggatctagtctgggaaggcctcttggaggagatgggccttcggtaaggctttgtcccccctccccgctcatcccccccccaccccccttcgccCCCGCTGGTGGACCCTCTCTAACCTGGGTCTCCGTCTGTCACCGTCTCTGTCTTCGTCGGTCCGACCGTGGCCCGGAGGGCCACCGCGCCTTCCCGCGGGCCCGGGGCATCCCCCTCCAGGGCTCCATCGCCCTGACCCGCTACGGGGACGCCGGCCGGGGAGACGAGGTGACCGGGCGGCCCCGGCCGAAGAGACGAGGCCAGCCCCGCCGCCGCTCCCTACGTCCCCGTCCCCCTGGGCTCACCTCACCCTGACCGCCGGGCCTCGGGCCGGCCCCGGGATTCCCGgatcccggcggcggcgggggccgccccggcccggggacgAGGGGAGGGTCCGAGGCCAGAGGCCCGGGAGGCTGAGGGCGCCTCCCCCGTAGGTCTCGGTGGCGGGAGACGACGCCCCGTCCGTCCCCGACAACTGGTGCCGCCATTAAAATCGCCCCGGTGCCCCGCACGGCCTCATCGCCGGGTGAGGGGCCCGCGTGCCGGGTACAGTGCTAAGCCCGTGGGAGAGCTGGGCCCGAGGGAGTGAGGagcggggggtcgggggctggggccCTCCGGGTGACGGCCCCCCGCGACCCCGTCGCCGCGGCCTGGGCACGCTGAGCGCCGGCAGTGACCGTGCCCCCTCCGGCCACGTCCTGGGCTTCACCCCCGTGGACGTCACCTGCCCTACGAGCGGGTCCACGCCCGTGCCCCGGCCGGGACCCCCAACCCCTCTCGCCACGTGGGGCGGCCGGGGTGGCTCGGTGTccgttcccagcacttagtacagcgctctgcacatagtaagcgctcagtaaatactaccgaacgaacgaaaagcccgggctcgggagtcagaggccgcgggcccgaatcccggccccgccgctcgtcagctgcgtgactttgggcgagccacttcacttctctgggcctcagtgacctcatctggaaaatagggagggagactgcgagccccgcgggggacaacctgagcgCCTTATATCCccaccagcgctcagaacagtgcttcgcacctagtgagcgctcaacagataccgtcacTAGTATTGCATCACTCCGAgagccccatctccccctccccgtcccccgaacaccctccctgcccccatctcacctcccggccccgtcctctccccccgcAGAACCGGACCACGGCCCACATCTACCCTTTCTAGCGCACGGCCTTCGACACCCGCCGATACGCGGGGCAATTTATCGACCCCGATGAGGTgcgggggccgccgccccccggcctcacCGGCCGCCGGGAACGCCCCGCTCCGCCTCGGCGACGGCCTCTTCCACCCCCTCGACGTCAGCGACTACGACGAGACCCCCGGGGAGCTCCCCGCAGGCCGCCCGGGAGCGCTTCGAGGCCTAGCCGGAGGGCCGGGGCATCGCCCCGGGTAAGGGCCGCCCCGCGCCCGGccctcggcctccccgccgccgtcccctccgaaccctcctctcccctcggaccccccggccccggccgtcgAGAGATTCgaggcggcggcgggcccggATCGACACGTGGCGGTCCCGAGGGAGGGACCCGTCGAGTGAGCGGGGCGCCGGGGCGCGAGGCTGGGACGGGGCCGGATGGCGGGGAGTgaccgggccccgtcccccgcaCCCAGCCCCCCTGAAGGCGCGGATGGTGAACGACCAGCCTTCCCCGAAGAACTCTTACTACAGGCGAGGCCTCCCTCGCCCTCTTCCGGCCCCAGCTCGGCTCCGCCCTGGCGcccggggaggcccgggaggTCCGGTTCCGGCCATCgcctcccaccctgcctcctctccttccctccgggGCCCCGGCGGGTCGCCCCGTGAGCGGTGCCCCCACCACGCCCGCACACCGCGGCCCTCTGCCCGCCAGCCTCGCGCTCCGGGGCCCGCGCGCCTCCAGCGTGGCCaccttcccgggcccggcctaCGCCCGCGAGGCCGCCGGGAagagccccgggccccccggctccTGGGCCAACGTGAGGAAGCGGCCGAGCGTTGCCGTGATGGGGACGGGGGACACCCTGCCGGCGACCTCTGACCCCGCCCGGTCCCACACCCCGTATCCCACCCCGTCCTTCCCGCTCCGGCTCCCCTCGAGGGCCTCTCCCTAAAGCCGCCCGGGGAATCCGGTGACGGGCGGCCGGCCGGGGTCTTCCCCGCGGAGGGGACggctccggggcccgggccgacGGGGAAGGGCGCCGtgagggtgagggggtggagggtggaggcagAGTCGGCAGAGAAACGAGGGGTGGGATTCTAGCCCGAGCCCCCGGAAAGTGTCGCGGCAGGCCCCATCTCCGGCTCTCTCCGGGTGGCCCGAGACCCGTGGTCAGACCGAcgtggcgggcgggcggccggcctTCCCGGCCCCCACGATCGGCCCTCTTcgggctcctccacctccccggcccccaacccgTCTCCTCCCCTAACGTCtcacggggaggggggggggggtgggccgggcccTCGCCGTGCACAGGGAACGTGCTTTTACTGTTGCATTCCGTTCTCCGAGCGCTcagcccggtgctccgcacgcagtgagcgctcaataaacacaactgaccgAGTGACTTGCCCCTTGCCCTCACCCACGGTGTCAGCTCCACCGTCCGTCGCCGGCGATCAGGGTTCAGCGGGTGGGGGGCCCCCGATCCAGCGCTccgccctcccccgctccccttttCCTCGCGGACGGGGGACGTGTCTCCTGACTCCGTGCAGCACCCGgggtggagaataataattatggtatctaagcGCTTCCCACACGCGACACACTGTACGCAGCACTGACGCGcacgcgcttactatgggcagagctacCGGACCGAGGGCTCGGGAAGAGCACGACGCAATTAGCCGACACGGTCCCCGCTCCTAACGAGCCTCGAGTCCGGGGGAGCGCTTGGGCGGGCAGAATCTAACCCCGTTGAGCGCCCGGTAAGCACCCCCGCTGGAGCGACCAACTCGACCGATCCGTGGCGGCCCCCACCTGGCTCCCGGCCTCCGGCCGTACGAAAGCGCGACGACTTTATTGATGACACAAAGCGGAgtcgggtggaggaggagaaacggCAGAAGtccgggaggggaggcgggccaGCACAGAGCTGAAAAGCTCgaggtccctctctctctctctctctctctctctctccccgccgggCGGTCACGTGGGAGCGGGGGCCGCTtcggcctctccctcctcttcgtcGGGTTCTTCGGCCATGACCACCTGGCTCAGGGTCCGCCCCCTCAGCTTGCTCCCCACCAGGAGCGCgcagggagccgggggcgggggcccgtcGGCGGTGAAGCCGCCCCGCGAGAAGACGGCCACGGCCTCCCCGCCGTCCCGGCCGTCCACCACGGGGAGGCCGTGGAGCCGGCAGagctcccgcccctcctccggcccgTCCAGGGCCAGGAGGCGGGCGAGGCGGGCGAGGGGGTAGGCCTGGCCGCGGGGGGTGCCCAGGGCGCGGGCCAGGCGGGCCAGGGCCCGGCGCCGGGCGGGGCCCACGTGGCGCTGGACGGCGCAGCTGGGCAGGAAGGGCAGGGCCCCGAGCAGGCGGAACAGGCGGGCCGAGTTGCCCTCGCAGAAGGCGGCGTCGACGGCCAGGGCCCGCCGGACGGCGGGGTGGCGTCGCGTGGATTGCGGGAGCTGCAGGACCTGCTGGCGGGCCTCCGGCGAACCTGCGGGaccgtggcggggggcggggggggaggaggaggaggaggaggaagaagggaggaggaggagagtcacaCCACCTGGGACCTCCTGCCCCACGGATAAGAACcgggcccaccccccgcccccactcgtACGACCCGGgccaccgcccccggccccgtgcAGAACCGTGGCTTCGTCAGGCGCCTACTACtggtcgagcactgttccgagcgccggggaagatacagaacCGGTCACTCGTTCGTTCCTCTATCCATCACCTTTACCGAGCGCCGTGCGCCGCACCGAGCACTCGGGAAGGtacgacacgttccccgcccacggcgagtttacggtctggaggtcagacacgatccccgggctcacagtccaagtccccgAGAGACCGGGCCTCGGGCGGCCGTCCCGCAGGCGGGCGCGCCGAGGCCCGGGGGCGCGAGGCGCCCGTCacccggcggcggggcccgcgtCCGACCGGCCCGACCGGCGTCCacccccccggggccggcggccggcacGGCCCCACGGGCACCGCGGCCGTTACCGTCGCTAGGCCAGCGACGTGAATCGCCTCGTCCGCGGTGATGCGGCAGGCGAgtgccgtgaccttctgacccccgggctctacccgccgcACCACGCTCCTTCCCGAAGTCAGCACTTGGAATACTCCTATTATTAGCGCCAGGCCAGCGATGTGAACGTTCCTGTCCCCGGTGTCCCGGCGCAGCCGGGGTTAGAAGGCAGGTGACTaggacggcctccctcctcacctccgccaaactagctctcttccccccttcccaccgtggctcagtggaaagagcccgggcttgggagtcaggggtcatgggttcgaatcccggctctgccgcttagctgtgtgaccgtgggccggtcacttcacttctctgggcctcggtgacctcatctggaaaatgggggttaaccgtgagcctcacgcgggacgacctgatgatcccgtatctactccagtgctcagaacagtgcccggcacacggtaagcgcttaacaaatgccagcgttattattattattattaacccgatgcccgtctctcccccggcgcttggcacggggtgagcgcttaacggagggCAACGTTATTGTCGTTTGAGGCCGTCGAGGGCTGGGGCCGGtccgcccccggggcccagcgttgtgcagagagtaagcgccgGACggagggtcgggtcgggtcgggtggGCCCCGGGGCCTCACCCAGGttgtagaggaggaagagggcctggAAGGAGggctgccgggggtgggggtcgggcccgtccccgtccccgtccccgtgccCGTGCCCGTCCCCGTAGCAGCGGCGCAGGGAGCCGAAGCTCTCGTGCAGCTGGTCCCGGAGCAGGCGGGGGTGGtcggggcggagccgggcggcCGCGCACAGCAGGGCGGACAGCGAGGCCTCcagcaccgccgccgccgccgccggccccgccgccgccgccccgccctgcAGGGCCAGGTCCAGCCGCACCGCCCGCAGCCGGTCGCCGACGAAggcggccgccggggcccggggcccggggtccggccggTCGAGCAGGTGGAGCAGGTGGCGCACGGTGCGGAGCAGCACGGCCGGGGGCCGCAGCTGGCAGGGCGGGGGCCGGCCGCTGCCCGCGCCGGGACGGCAGTACTCCTTCACCGCCAGCAGCCGGGACGTGCGGGGCCgcgcccgggggacggggacggggacggggagggggtccgggccgTCCCGCTCCCGCTCTTGCTCCCGCTCTTGCTCCCGCCGCTCCTCCTGCAGGACCTCCAAGGGGTGCAGCCGGCCCTGCCGCTCCCGCCGGGCGCGCTCCGACGCCGGGCACATGTCCGGGCACGTGCCCAGGGGCGCGtccatggggcagggaggaggggcgccgggggggggggaggggggagggggcgggaagggcccgTCGGCGACCCTGGGGAGAGGCGCCCACCCCACCGCTCCCGCCCGGCTCCCGCCCGACTCCCCAGCTTCCCACAAAGCACCGGGCCGGAGTCGCCACCCGCCTTCCCACAATGCATCGCGCCGGAGCCCCACCAGGCGCCGGGTTGTAGTCCCAGCCCGCCCTCCCACAAGGCACCGGGCCGGAGTCTCGACCCGCCTTCCCACAATGCATCGCGCTGGAGCCCCACAATGCACCATAATGTAGTCCCAGCCCGCCCTCCCACAAGGCACCGGGTTGTAGTCCCAGCCCGCCCTCCCACCAGGCACCGGGCCGGAGTCTCGACCCGCCTTCCCACAATGCATCGCGCCGGAGCCCCACAATGCACCGGATTGTAGTCCCAGCCCGCCCTCCCACAATGCACCATAATGTAGTCCCAGCCCGCCCTCCCACAAGGCACCGGGCTGGAGTCCCAAGGGTGGGGAGGCTTCGTTTCCCCAGAGTGCAGCAGAGGGTGGTGCAGCAGAGGGTGGTGCAGCAGAGGGTGGTGCAGCAGAGGGTGGTGCAGCAGAGGGTGGTGCAGCAGAGGGTGGTGCAGCAGAGGGTGGTGCCGCCCTCCCAccgtccttccctcctgcccgcccccccgggggcccggcctggacccccagcacCTTCACCCTTTGTCGTCACCCTTAGCGTCAACATCttgcagaggcagcgtggctcagtggaaagagcccgggcttgggagtcagaggtcatgagttcgactcccggctccgccccttggcagctgggtgactgtgggcgagtcatttcacttctctgggcctcagtccccccccctctgtaaaatggggattaaaagggtgtgagccccacgtgggacgacctgatgaccctgtatctcccccagcgcttagaacacagctcggcccctagtaagcgcttaacaaataccaacattatttattattattattattattattatcatcaattttGGGGTTGTTCTCGgggatcggttaagcgcttacttgggccgggcgctgtcctgagcgctgggttagatacaatctaacccgggtggacgcggtccccgtcccacgtggggctcacagtcctcatccccattttgcagatgagggaactgaggcccgcagaagggaagcggctcgcccgaggtcaatGAGAAGCCGGGGCCCGCCGACCGCCGAGCCCCCCGCTCTACGCACGCGGCCTCCCTCGCACCTTCTCCTCCGCCCCTTCCGGTAGCCGACAGAAAAGGGAGACGGGGGTGGCGAtggcgggaaggggccgggggggcagcGGGCTGGCAGTgaagccccccggcccggggagggagacGAGGCCGGGGGGGCTGCGGACCCTCGGCCGGGGCCCCCGGGCTCAGGGGTCCAGGTGGGCAGGTGCAGTCTGAGGATCTCCTCCGCGCGCCTCAAGTACTCGGCCGTCTTTCTCTTCACCCCCCGGCGCCGGGCGGGGGACGGGTCGGCTGCGGGGACGGATGtcccggagggagagagagagggtcggtcggagccgggacccccccccggaccccggcgcccggcccgccccccgggcctccaCTCACCGTGCACCCCTCGCAGCAGGACGTCCACTCCGTCGCGGTAGCCCTGGAGGGCCGCGCCGTAGGCCCCGGCCTGCTCGTCCCGCAGGGCTTGGGTGATGAGCCGGGTGGCTCGGCTCAgataggggggcggggggccgcccagcccctcctcctcctcctcctcctcctcctcctccgcttcgtCCTGccgtggcccctgccctcccgtctcccaggaggccggggccggccgcTCCGCTTCAGTCCCTAGAGCGGCCAGCTCCGCCGTGTGcgtggggctggggtcggggctggCTCCTCCTGGGACACGGGCCGAAGGCCGAGATCGGTCAGTCGGCCGgtcgatcgtatctatcgagcgcttactggttgttgtttttaaatggtatcggttaagcgcacCTGCCCGCTGGGCCtccacctcgccgccgacccctggcccgcaacctggcctggaacgccctccctcctccgggccgacagtgactctcccctccgtTCAAGGCCTCAGGGAAGgcgcgtctcctccgagaggccttccctgacgaagcccccgcacccccccccccgtctctctccccccgtcagatccccttcttcccctcccaagtCGAGGGCTCCCTGCCAgcggaaggcccccccccccccgggcccctccctcctcacccctcgagAGGGGCCCACCTTCTTTGGAGAAAGGGTCGAAGAGGGCCATCTCCGCCTCGGAGAGcggcgctggggcgggggggcccggctCCTCCTCGGCCCCTCCGCCGTCGAACAGCAGATCCAGGGCCTCCTGGGCAGGGCTGGACGGCGGGGGTTCCCCTGCGGACGGAAAAGCGCCACGTCGGGCCTCGGCACCGGGGTCCCttgggctccccccgcccctttccgcTCCCTCTCACCTGACTCGTTCTCCTCCTCGCTCTCTTCCGGACCCCAGCCCTCCGAGGGGaaaggccggaggggagggggctcttcGGGGGGCGGCGTGGGGATCAACGGAGGGGGGAGGATGTGCAGGTCACTGGGAACGGCGGGCCgggtcacctccccaccctaggGGGACAGCGAGGTTagaggggacggggagcggggagggggcctcgGGACCAAggaagggctggagggggaggggacgggggacccCACCGGCCTCCGGGTCGCCCACGTACCCGGAAGAACTCCTTGAGCTGAGGGCTGTTGTTGAGGGCGGGGATGTGTACGGTGAAGCGGAGCAtgtcctctgcc
This portion of the Ornithorhynchus anatinus isolate Pmale09 chromosome 3, mOrnAna1.pri.v4, whole genome shotgun sequence genome encodes:
- the SAC3D1 gene encoding SAC3 domain-containing protein 1, with the protein product MDAPLGTCPDMCPASERARRERQGRLHPLEVLQEERREQEREQERERDGPDPLPVPVPVPRARPRTSRLLAVKEYCRPGAGSGRPPPCQLRPPAVLLRTVRHLLHLLDRPDPGPRAPAAAFVGDRLRAVRLDLALQGGAAAAGPAAAAAVLEASLSALLCAAARLRPDHPRLLRDQLHESFGSLRRCYGDGHGHGDGDGDGPDPHPRQPSFQALFLLYNLGSPEARQQVLQLPQSTRRHPAVRRALAVDAAFCEGNSARLFRLLGALPFLPSCAVQRHVGPARRRALARLARALGTPRGQAYPLARLARLLALDGPEEGRELCRLHGLPVVDGRDGGEAVAVFSRGGFTADGPPPPAPCALLVGSKLRGRTLSQVVMAEEPDEEEGEAEAAPAPT
- the SNX15 gene encoding sorting nexin-15, which gives rise to MSRKGKDEFRRLYTVSDPRTHPKGYTEYKVTAQFISKKNPEDIKEVVVWRRYSDFRRLHGDLAFTHRNLFRRLEEFPAFPRAQVFGRFEAAVIEERRKGAEDMLRFTVHIPALNNSPQLKEFFRGGEVTRPAVPSDLHILPPPLIPTPPPEEPPPLRPFPSEGWGPEESEEENESGEPPPSSPAQEALDLLFDGGGAEEEPGPPAPAPLSEAEMALFDPFSKEGGASPDPSPTHTAELAALGTEAERPAPASWETGGQGPRQDEAEEEEEEEEEEGLGGPPPPYLSRATRLITQALRDEQAGAYGAALQGYRDGVDVLLRGVHADPSPARRRGVKRKTAEYLRRAEEILRLHLPTWTPEPGGPGRGSAAPPASSPSPGRGASLPARCPPGPFPPSPPPSPFSVGYRKGRRRRCEGGRVRRAGGSAVGGPRLLIDLGRAASLLRASVPSSAKC